The following are encoded together in the Corythoichthys intestinalis isolate RoL2023-P3 unplaced genomic scaffold, ASM3026506v1 HiC_scaffold_23, whole genome shotgun sequence genome:
- the LOC130911109 gene encoding galectin-4-like, whose amino-acid sequence MSFMAPPGYQPVYSPAIPYLGPIYGGLREGASIYLQGSVPDKITRFFVNLLCGQSESSDIAVHFNPRFDGWDKVVFNSRRDNAWDNEEKIRSMPFSKGDAFEIVITCSPHDYQFKVNGKDFYTFKHRLPLAKVCAIQIGGDVAIQSINVIGGGYPGGGMGGGYPGDCGGGGYPGDCGGGGFPGSNLPSMAGQPIYNPPIPYSGAIPGGMFPKRTVIIRGMVPYKAGRFGINFLVSRSRDIAFHVNPRIKDGVVVRNTMMGGHWGQEERQLGGDNPFKEGQYFDMSVRCGSDRFKVFVNGHPLFDYSHRMRNVNEIDGLEVAGDVQISYIHF is encoded by the exons ATGTCTTTCATGGCGCCTCCTGGTTATCAGCCCGTCTACAGTCCT GCAATTCCATACTTGGGGCCCATCTACGGGGGTCTGAGGGAAGGGGCGTCCATCTATCTGCAGGGCTCAGTCCCAGACAAGATCACCAG attCTTCGTCAACCTGTTATGCGGGCAGTCCGAGTCCAGCGACATCGCAGTCCACTTCAACCCGCGTTTCGACGGATGGGACAAGGTGGTCTTCAACAGCCGCCGCGACAACGCGTGGGACAACGAAGAGAAAATTCGCAGTATGCCCTTCAGTAAAGGCGACGCCTTCGAGATTGTCATCACGTGCTCGCCGCATGACTACCAG TTTAAAGTCAACGGGAAAGACTTTTACACCTTCAAGCATCGCCTGCCTTTGGCCAAAGTGTGCGCCATACAAATCGGGGGTGACGTTGCCATACAGAGCATTAACGTCATCGGG GGAGGATACCCTGGAGGTGGTATGGGG ggtggatATCCGGGCGATTGTGGAGGG GGCGGATATCCGGGCGATTGTGGAGGG GGGGGATTTCCTGGATCAAACTTGCCG AGTATGGCTGGGCAGCCCATCTACAACCCC CCGATCCCGTACTCGGGCGCAATCCCGGGAGGAATGTTCCCCAAGAGGACCGTCATCATCCGAGGCATGGTGCCCTACAAGGCTGGCAG ATTCGGCATCAACTTCCTGGTGAGCCGATCACGTGACATCGCGTTCCACGTGAACCCGCGCATCAAGGACGGCGTGGTGGTGCGCAACACAATGATGGGAGGCCACTGGGGTCAAGAGGAACGCCAGCTAGGGGGCGACAACCCCTTCAAGGAAGGACAGTACTTTGAC ATGTCCGTCCGTTGCGGCAGCGACCGCTTCAAGGTGTTCGTCAACGGTCACCCTCTCTTTGATTACTCGCACCGCATGCGAAACGTCAACGAGATCGACGGGCTGGAGGTGGCGGGGGACGTGCAGATCTCCTACATCCACTTCTGA